A stretch of the Actinomyces qiguomingii genome encodes the following:
- a CDS encoding glycoside hydrolase family 36 protein: MTSPVPVHFTLTRQDSTWVLHRDPAGSQAALSLDPSGVVIDAEAMVIDHPAGGDAELYRHGWTSWSPTAWWRQDRDPWRVWDNPERTATAEEPATDRYDRHRSYLLTAVVLPSQPGDNGRTDCLLIGRLGGRTGVLDLLPGRIQARTLAHLTGQGGAAPFPPGSSSDVAWWVGVGPELEVFERWAHALADSVGLPVETPARRDDPGPVWSSWYSWFEEITAERIEAEILPAAANGYGVVQIDDGWQRAVGDWEPNGNFPEGMAALADHIHHAGMEAGLWLAPFIVSARSPLARQRPELLVRTESGEPAVAGYNWAAPYYALDCTHPEALDWIRELVGRITQWGYGYLKLDFLNAAAICGLRHRRVDREAAYRLGLEAIRGAAPDAYLMASGAVIAPSLGVVDGMRVGPDTAPYWDNTERRRDPSGPAVRNALRAAVARSWLSRIVDTDPDVAFARSRGSLLSPEACAVTRDMALVSGVVGCSDPDAWLTDAERDQIRELCGRARTGARVRALGRYRFEVDGRIVDFEPWINPPARMSDRILAK, from the coding sequence ATGACGTCTCCCGTGCCCGTGCACTTCACCCTGACGCGACAAGACTCGACCTGGGTGCTGCACCGCGATCCAGCGGGATCGCAGGCGGCGCTAAGCCTCGATCCCAGTGGAGTTGTAATTGATGCCGAGGCCATGGTGATCGACCATCCGGCGGGTGGCGACGCGGAACTGTACCGGCACGGGTGGACGTCCTGGTCCCCTACCGCCTGGTGGCGCCAAGACCGCGACCCCTGGCGGGTGTGGGACAACCCGGAGCGGACGGCCACCGCCGAGGAACCCGCCACTGACCGCTACGACCGCCACCGGTCCTACTTGCTGACCGCTGTCGTCCTTCCATCGCAACCGGGCGACAACGGGCGGACCGATTGCCTGCTCATCGGGCGTTTGGGCGGGAGGACGGGCGTGCTCGACCTCCTGCCCGGGCGGATCCAGGCGCGTACCCTGGCGCACCTGACTGGGCAGGGCGGCGCCGCTCCTTTCCCACCCGGGTCTTCCAGTGACGTCGCTTGGTGGGTAGGTGTCGGCCCGGAGCTGGAGGTCTTCGAGCGGTGGGCGCATGCCCTGGCCGACTCTGTCGGGTTGCCCGTGGAGACGCCGGCACGGCGCGATGATCCGGGGCCCGTGTGGTCCTCCTGGTACTCCTGGTTCGAGGAGATCACCGCCGAGAGAATCGAGGCCGAAATCCTCCCCGCCGCGGCCAACGGCTACGGCGTCGTCCAGATTGACGACGGCTGGCAGCGCGCCGTGGGCGACTGGGAGCCCAACGGGAACTTCCCCGAGGGCATGGCCGCCTTGGCCGACCACATACACCACGCCGGCATGGAGGCCGGGCTTTGGCTCGCCCCGTTCATAGTGTCGGCGCGCTCACCGCTGGCCCGGCAGCGCCCCGAGCTGCTGGTGCGCACCGAGTCGGGTGAGCCCGCGGTAGCCGGTTACAACTGGGCGGCGCCGTACTACGCGCTGGACTGCACCCATCCTGAGGCCCTGGACTGGATTCGCGAACTGGTCGGGCGAATAACGCAGTGGGGGTACGGCTACCTCAAACTCGACTTCCTCAACGCCGCCGCCATATGCGGACTCCGTCACCGCCGAGTCGACCGGGAAGCTGCCTACCGGCTCGGGCTGGAGGCCATAAGGGGAGCAGCCCCTGACGCCTACCTGATGGCCTCCGGTGCCGTAATCGCTCCATCGCTGGGTGTTGTAGATGGCATGCGGGTCGGTCCCGACACCGCCCCATACTGGGACAACACCGAGCGGCGGCGCGACCCCAGTGGTCCTGCGGTACGTAACGCGTTGCGCGCCGCCGTGGCCAGGAGCTGGCTTAGCCGTATCGTAGATACGGACCCGGACGTCGCCTTCGCACGCTCACGAGGCTCGCTTCTGAGCCCCGAGGCCTGCGCCGTCACCCGTGACATGGCGCTGGTGTCCGGCGTCGTGGGCTGCTCGGACCCGGATGCCTGGCTGACGGATGCTGAGCGAGACCAGATCCGTGAGTTGTGCGGTCGGGCCCGGACCGGGGCGCGGGTCAGGGCTCTGGGACGCTACCGCTTCGAGGTGGACGGACGCATCGTGGACTTCGAGCCCTGGATCAACCCGCCTGCGCGTATGAGCGATCGAATCCTGGCCAAGTGA
- a CDS encoding ABC transporter substrate-binding protein, which produces MKRTTALLAALALAGSGLAACTPAELGAEGSEKSIVYSLWDPNQQTAYQKCADAFTAETGIGVTIEQKGWDDYWQNLTIGLNSGTAPDVITNHVAHYPELASKGALADLSERIEQDGIDLGQYTGELAALWNYDGKIYGIPQDWDTIALVYNVKDVKDAGIAPEDLNDLDWNPTDGGSFGKLIARLTVDDNGVRGDEPGFDKTKVATYGWGLETGGGVVGQGPWSWLALSNGFEYLDTNPFGTHYNLDSPKLIEAMTWWRQQIDAGYVTPVEQAGNLGLEPMMEQNKAALVPDGSWRINTWAGSEAQEFAFAPLPKGPEGRKTIINGLAPSITASSKHQDEAWQWVKYLTSDACQSVIAQEAVVFPSITAQSEAAAKAHEAAGVDVSAFLDIAQDPQALSYYPITFKADEINSEADVVIERIQRGEVDPATALPELATKVNSLLEE; this is translated from the coding sequence ATGAAACGCACCACCGCACTACTGGCCGCGCTGGCCCTGGCCGGTTCCGGCCTGGCCGCCTGCACCCCGGCCGAACTCGGCGCGGAAGGCTCCGAGAAGAGCATCGTCTACTCCCTGTGGGACCCCAACCAGCAGACCGCCTACCAGAAGTGTGCCGATGCCTTCACCGCGGAGACCGGCATCGGCGTAACCATTGAGCAGAAGGGTTGGGACGACTACTGGCAGAACCTCACCATCGGCCTGAACTCCGGAACCGCCCCGGATGTGATCACCAACCATGTGGCCCACTACCCGGAACTCGCCTCCAAGGGTGCGCTGGCGGACCTGTCCGAACGTATCGAGCAGGACGGGATCGACCTGGGTCAGTACACCGGTGAATTGGCCGCACTGTGGAACTACGACGGCAAGATCTACGGCATCCCGCAGGACTGGGACACCATCGCCCTGGTTTACAACGTCAAGGACGTAAAAGACGCCGGAATCGCCCCGGAGGACCTCAACGATCTGGACTGGAACCCCACGGACGGCGGTTCCTTCGGCAAGCTAATCGCCCGCCTGACCGTTGACGACAACGGCGTGCGGGGAGACGAGCCCGGCTTTGACAAGACCAAGGTGGCCACCTACGGCTGGGGCCTGGAGACCGGTGGTGGGGTTGTCGGCCAGGGCCCCTGGTCCTGGCTGGCCCTGTCCAACGGCTTCGAGTACCTGGACACTAACCCCTTCGGAACGCACTACAACCTCGATTCGCCCAAGCTGATCGAGGCCATGACCTGGTGGCGCCAGCAGATCGACGCCGGCTATGTAACGCCGGTGGAACAGGCCGGAAACCTGGGTCTGGAGCCGATGATGGAGCAGAACAAGGCCGCCCTCGTTCCTGACGGCTCCTGGAGGATCAACACCTGGGCCGGATCTGAGGCGCAGGAGTTCGCCTTCGCCCCGCTGCCCAAGGGGCCCGAGGGACGCAAGACCATCATCAATGGCCTAGCCCCCTCCATCACGGCGTCCTCGAAGCACCAGGACGAGGCCTGGCAGTGGGTCAAGTACCTGACCTCCGACGCGTGCCAGTCGGTTATCGCCCAGGAGGCCGTGGTCTTCCCCTCCATCACGGCGCAGTCCGAGGCCGCCGCCAAGGCCCACGAGGCAGCCGGAGTGGACGTGTCGGCCTTCCTGGACATCGCCCAGGATCCGCAGGCGTTGTCCTACTACCCGATCACCTTCAAAGCCGATGAAATCAACTCCGAGGCCGACGTGGTGATCGAGCGGATCCAGCGCGGTGAGGTGGACCCCGCCACCGCCCTTCCCGAACTGGCCACCAAGGTCAACTCGCTACTGGAAGAGTGA